The proteins below come from a single Patescibacteria group bacterium genomic window:
- the rplK gene encoding 50S ribosomal protein L11, whose protein sequence is MAKKIKTVIKLQIQAGKANPAPPVGPALGQHGLNIQEFCTKFNNETKDLGGDIIPVEITVFEDRTYSFILKTPPAAELLKKAAGIQKGSSNSLITKVGKVTKAQIKEIAEKKMPDLNANDIEGAMKIIEGTARQMGLTVEK, encoded by the coding sequence ATGGCAAAGAAAATAAAGACAGTCATCAAACTACAAATTCAGGCGGGAAAAGCAAATCCAGCGCCTCCGGTCGGGCCGGCATTAGGCCAGCACGGCTTAAATATCCAGGAATTCTGTACTAAATTCAATAACGAAACAAAGGATCTCGGCGGAGATATTATTCCGGTTGAAATCACTGTATTTGAAGACAGGACTTATTCCTTTATCCTTAAGACACCACCGGCAGCAGAACTACTCAAAAAAGCGGCTGGTATTCAAAAGGGCTCCAGTAATTCATTGATCACCAAAGTGGGCAAAGTAACCAAAGCGCAAATCAAGGAAATAGCCGAAAAGAAAATGCCGGATCTGAATGCCAATGACATCGAAGGTGCGATGAAAATTATTGAAGGTACTGCCCGTCAAATGGGGCTTACAGTCGAAAAATAA
- the dut gene encoding dUTP diphosphatase, whose translation MKIKIKRLHPDLQIPKYAHPGDAGMDIYSLEEITLKPGKRHHFKTGFALELPEGYVALVWDKSGLASKYGITSFGGVIEYTYRGEYGVVLYNAGEEDFVINKGDKIAQLLIQKIETAEIEEVDELSESPRGEGGFGSTGK comes from the coding sequence ATGAAGATAAAAATAAAGCGACTACATCCGGATTTGCAGATCCCAAAGTACGCACACCCGGGCGATGCTGGAATGGATATTTATTCCTTGGAAGAGATAACATTAAAGCCGGGTAAAAGACATCATTTTAAAACCGGGTTTGCCCTGGAATTACCGGAAGGATACGTGGCATTGGTCTGGGATAAAAGCGGGCTGGCTTCAAAATACGGAATCACTAGTTTTGGCGGGGTGATTGAATATACTTATCGTGGTGAATACGGAGTAGTTTTATATAATGCCGGCGAGGAGGATTTTGTCATTAACAAGGGGGATAAAATCGCACAACTTTTAATTCAAAAAATTGAAACAGCGGAAATTGAGGAAGTGGATGAACTCTCTGAATCACCCAGGGGTGAAGGCGGATTTGGAAGTACGGGCAAGTAG
- a CDS encoding AAA family ATPase, whose amino-acid sequence MDRQVLGFTGLIASGKGTACKYLSEKYGAESFRFSTILRDVADRVYLPQTRENLQNISQVLRENFSQDILSKAIAEDVKKAKVDVIVIDGVRRWTDIEHLKAIPGFKLVSLQVDAKTRYERLVKRAENPGDELKTWEEFQKDSAAEAEVHIQEMIEKADVIIDNNGTMEDFNKQLDNLLG is encoded by the coding sequence ATGGACAGACAAGTTCTTGGATTCACAGGACTGATCGCAAGCGGAAAAGGTACCGCTTGCAAATATCTGAGCGAAAAATACGGAGCCGAAAGTTTCCGTTTTTCGACTATTCTGCGGGATGTGGCGGACCGGGTGTATTTACCGCAGACCAGGGAAAACCTGCAGAATATTTCTCAAGTGCTGAGAGAAAACTTTTCCCAGGATATTTTATCGAAAGCAATCGCTGAGGATGTGAAAAAAGCCAAAGTAGATGTGATAGTAATTGACGGTGTCCGGCGTTGGACGGATATTGAACATCTGAAAGCGATCCCGGGATTCAAACTGGTCAGCCTGCAGGTAGATGCGAAAACCCGTTATGAACGGCTCGTAAAAAGGGCGGAAAATCCTGGTGATGAATTAAAAACTTGGGAGGAATTTCAGAAAGACAGCGCAGCGGAAGCGGAAGTACATATTCAAGAAATGATTGAAAAAGCAGATGTGATTATTGATAATAACGGAACGATGGAAGATTTTAATAAACAATTAGATAATCTGCTCGGATGA
- the rplA gene encoding 50S ribosomal protein L1 produces the protein MTKKSKRYIEASKKIDKTKVYPIAEAINIIRETSTTKFDSSVEVHISLGIDTKKADQMIRGTFLIPHGLGKKLRIAAFVSPEKEKEAKEAGADIIGDESVIKEIKSTKKCDFDIAIAEPQIMKNLGSIAKILGQKGLMPNPKTDTITKDVKKTISELVSGKAMYRSDDSGNVHQMIGKVSFDDQKLKENFEVLMDAIKKARPESLKGSYIKQVHMASSMGPSVKVAF, from the coding sequence ATGACCAAAAAAAGTAAGCGTTATATCGAAGCAAGCAAGAAAATCGACAAAACTAAGGTCTATCCGATAGCGGAAGCGATTAATATTATCAGAGAAACATCTACCACCAAGTTTGATTCTTCGGTGGAGGTGCACATCAGTCTGGGAATCGATACCAAGAAAGCGGATCAAATGATCAGAGGAACCTTTTTGATCCCTCATGGTTTGGGTAAAAAACTACGGATTGCAGCTTTTGTATCTCCGGAAAAAGAAAAAGAAGCGAAAGAGGCAGGTGCGGATATTATCGGCGATGAATCAGTGATTAAAGAGATAAAATCCACCAAAAAATGCGATTTTGACATTGCTATTGCTGAACCGCAGATTATGAAAAATTTGGGCAGTATTGCCAAAATTCTGGGTCAGAAAGGCTTAATGCCAAACCCTAAAACCGATACCATTACCAAAGATGTGAAGAAAACTATTTCCGAATTAGTATCCGGCAAAGCTATGTACCGTTCCGATGATTCCGGTAATGTACACCAGATGATCGGCAAGGTATCTTTTGATGATCAGAAACTGAAAGAGAATTTTGAAGTACTGATGGATGCGATTAAAAAAGCCAGACCGGAGTCACTGAAAGGTTCATACATTAAGCAGGTCCATATGGCGAGTTCCATGGGACCAAGCGTAAAAGTAGCTTTTTAA
- a CDS encoding DUF5671 domain-containing protein — MDEQQPSKQKKGNLIRHIYFYIASFITLALVVGSLIALINLGLKTWVFSDANNDPYRVGPPPVLYFNSDVDPKAIEDADGIDCAEECQITDDNKTIISSWEDSYAIWKETAENPNYQNSRSAVAALSFLIIALPIFIIHFRSVQKDAKKEGNSTVMRPIYFYLVSLGALLMFVIAGGIMINLVLKTWIFPAASEADRLNQKVYSQENSMVMEKGTVQSIIDCAEKCQLEEATVTNAKGWLVDYETWQNLSQTSFDNTQTEAARNLPFILLGIPLFWYHWRTVRREQESHKKLEE; from the coding sequence ATGGATGAACAACAACCAAGTAAGCAAAAAAAAGGGAATCTAATCAGACACATATATTTTTATATTGCGTCATTTATTACTCTGGCACTGGTTGTCGGTTCTTTGATTGCATTAATCAACCTGGGTTTGAAAACATGGGTATTTTCTGATGCCAATAATGATCCGTATCGTGTCGGACCACCACCCGTACTCTATTTCAATTCGGATGTAGATCCGAAAGCGATTGAGGATGCTGATGGCATAGACTGCGCAGAGGAATGCCAGATTACAGATGATAATAAGACCATCATTAGTTCCTGGGAAGATAGCTATGCGATCTGGAAGGAAACAGCCGAGAATCCTAATTATCAGAATTCACGTTCCGCAGTTGCCGCGCTGTCATTCCTGATTATCGCGCTACCGATATTTATTATCCATTTCCGATCCGTGCAGAAAGATGCCAAGAAAGAGGGCAATTCAACTGTTATGCGCCCAATTTATTTCTACTTAGTGTCTTTGGGAGCACTGTTAATGTTTGTGATTGCTGGTGGTATAATGATCAACCTAGTTTTGAAAACCTGGATTTTCCCGGCCGCATCAGAAGCTGACAGATTGAACCAGAAAGTATACAGTCAGGAGAATTCCATGGTTATGGAAAAAGGCACTGTACAAAGCATTATTGACTGCGCGGAAAAGTGCCAGCTTGAAGAAGCGACTGTTACGAACGCTAAAGGATGGCTGGTTGATTACGAAACTTGGCAGAATTTATCCCAAACTTCATTTGATAATACTCAAACTGAAGCCGCACGCAATCTACCGTTTATCCTTTTAGGTATCCCGTTGTTCTGGTACCATTGGCGGACTGTGCGCAGGGAACAGGAATCTCATAAAAAATTAGAAGAATAA
- a CDS encoding cytidine/deoxycytidylate deaminase family protein codes for MEKETKKHVRPSWDDYFMAIAKIIGTRSTCDRLYQGAVLVKDRRIISTGYNGSPPGLPHCDDIGHLMEEGHCVRTIHGEHNAILQAATISGTNTQGSILYMKYSPCIHCTKYIIAAGIKKVVMGKVYRNSKVVDFLKEAGIEVEVYQENKEWQEQLQEIFAEEIEVMKPDEGDVEMKTKK; via the coding sequence ATGGAAAAAGAAACCAAAAAACATGTTCGCCCGTCGTGGGATGATTATTTCATGGCGATTGCAAAAATTATCGGAACACGCAGTACTTGTGACCGCCTTTATCAAGGCGCTGTTTTGGTTAAAGACCGGAGAATTATTTCCACCGGCTATAACGGTTCGCCTCCCGGTCTGCCGCACTGTGATGATATAGGGCATCTAATGGAAGAGGGGCACTGCGTCAGAACCATTCACGGAGAACACAATGCTATTCTTCAGGCTGCCACAATTTCGGGAACAAATACTCAAGGGTCGATATTGTATATGAAATACAGCCCCTGCATACATTGCACAAAATATATTATTGCCGCTGGCATTAAAAAAGTTGTGATGGGAAAAGTATACCGCAATTCGAAAGTAGTGGATTTCCTTAAAGAAGCGGGGATTGAAGTGGAGGTCTATCAGGAAAATAAAGAATGGCAGGAACAATTGCAGGAAATATTTGCGGAAGAGATAGAAGTAATGAAACCGGATGAGGGTGATGTGGAAATGAAAACCAAAAAATAA